One segment of Acropora muricata isolate sample 2 chromosome 8, ASM3666990v1, whole genome shotgun sequence DNA contains the following:
- the LOC136926474 gene encoding uncharacterized protein, whose amino-acid sequence MVKDFYDSGFSESSADDKPEMSQEELRFLRELERTVVLRDGHYEMALPLKDRKAPVPNNKPQVEQRAYWLKKKLQRSKGLYNDYKCFMADIVDKDYARKVPVDLQASCSMKWYIPHHGIYHPHKPGKIRVVFDCSAKYQGKSLNDLLLNGPDLTNNLFGVLTRFRQERVALMADIESMFHQVKVSEADCSYLGFLWWPDGNLESNLEEYQMVVHLFGAASSPSCSNFALRKTAEDNSQHFPEAVVSTVKNNVYVDDCLKALPSDEEASHHASDLRSLLSKGGFRLTKWISTSRRVLETIPVAERAKEVKTLDLSKDDLPVESSRC is encoded by the coding sequence ATGGTGAAGGATTTTTACGACAGTGGCTTCAGTGAATCCAGCGCTGATGACAAACCTGAAATGTCACAAGAAGAGCTTCGTTTTCTCCGCGAGTTGGAGCGTACCGTAGTCTTGAGAGATGGTCACTATGAAATGGCGTTACCTTTGAAAGATCGCAAAGCACCAGTTCCGAACAATAAACCGCAGGTTGAACAACGCGCTTACTGGTTAAAAAAGAAACTTCAACGTAGTAAGGGCTTGTACAACGACTACAAGTGTTTCATGGCAGACATTGTTGATAAGGATTACGCCCGTAAGGTTCCTGTGGACCTCCAGGCCTCCTGTAGTATGAAATGGTACATACCGCATCATGGTATTTACCACCCGCACAAGCCCGGCAAGATACGCGTTGTTTTTGACTGCTCGGCGAAATACCAAGGCAAGTCACTCAATGACCTGCTGCTTAATGGTCCGGATTTGACGAATAATCTATTTGGAGTCCTGACGAGATTTCGACAGGAGAGGGTTGCACTCATGGCGGACATTGAATCGATGTTTCACCAAGTTAAGGTATCTGAGGCGGACTGTTCCTATCTTGGCTTCCTCTGGTGGCCCGATGGCAACTTGGAGAGTAATCTCGAAGAATACCAAATGGTTGTCCACTTGTTCGGTGCAGCTTCGTCTCCATCATGTTCAAACTTTGCCTTGCGAAAGACAGCTGAAGACAACAGCCAACACTTCCCAGAGGCAGTTGTGAGCACAGTTAAAAACAACGTTTATGTAGACGATTGTCTCAAGGCCCTACCTTCAGATGAGGAGGCTTCACATCACGCAAGTGACCTACGGTCACTGCTCTCAAAAGGCGGGTTTAGGCTAACAAAGTGGATCAGCACTAGTCGCAGAGTCCTTGAAACCATTCCTGTAGCTGAGCGAGCCAAAGAAGTGAAAACTCTTGACCTTAGTAAAGACGACCTCCCAGTTGAGAGCTCTCGGTGTTAA